The genome window CTCTTTCCCTGAAGGATTTCTCTTTTCTTTTCCTAAAAGAAAAGAGAAAGGCTTCAAGGCATTCCAAGTGCTTCTTTATAGGCGAGCATATCCATAAAGCCGTGGCCGCTTATATTAAATGCAATAACTTTTTGTTCGCTTTTGTATCTTAGCGCTTCATCAATTGCGCACGCAACTGAGTAGCAACTTTCTGGCGCGGGTAGAAAGCCCTCGGTCTGTACGAAAAGTTTAGCACGCTCGAATACATACTTTTCATCTACAGGATATGCTACAGTATCAAGTGCGCCTTTAGAGCGCAATAAGCTCAGTATAGGTGCGCAGGCATGATAGCGTAAGCCATCTGCTTTTATGGGCGGCATTTCTTTACGATGCCCTAGAGTGTACATTTTAAGTAAAGGCGTTAGCTCTGCATGATCTGCGTAATCGTATTTGTAAGTGCCTTGGAGACTGGGCGACGCTAAGCTTTGCGCTGCAATGAATTTTAGCTTTTTTCTCTTTTTAAGCAGATCTTGGTAGAAAGGCAGTGCGAAGCCACCAAAATTGCTACCGCCGCCTAAGCATGAAATAATAATATCAGGATAGGCATCGATATACTCAAACTGCTTCTTAGTCTCTAGCCCTATAATAGTTTGATGAGTGAGCACATGATTTAGCACAGAGCCTAAGCAGTAAACTGCTTTTTCATCGTTCAAAGCATCTTCTAAGCCTTCTGAAACTGCAATCCCAAGGCTACCTTGATGATTAGGATCTTTTTCGTAAAGCGCTCTCCCTGCTTTAGTTCTGTTGCTTGGTGATGCATAAATCTCAGCACCGTAGAGCTGCATAAAGCTACGACGCTCCTTCTTCCAGTTATATACAGCTCTTACCCAATAAACAGTGCATTTCAATCCTGCCAGAGAAGCTGCGTAAGCTAGAGCGGTGCCCCACTGTCCAGCACCTGTCTCTGTAGTTAATCTCTCATAACCTTCTTTCCTTGCGTAGTAAGCTTGCGCTAAAGCAGTATTGACTTTATGAGAGCCGGTAGGGGAATAAAATTCTGCTTTGTAATACAGTTTGCACTTGGTTCTTAGCTTCTGCTCTAATCTTATCGCCCTTATTAAAGGTCTTGGCCTGCCTGCTTGCTCGTAAAGCTCTAGCACTTCATCTGGTATTTTTATAAATTTTGTCTCGCTATGCTCCTGCCTAAGGCATTCTTTTATCATCATTTTAGGCAGTAGCTCAATAGAATTTTTATGAGGTGGATTCTTGGGTTTAGGTAGCTTATCAGGAAGGTCAGGTAAAATATTGTACCAGCTTTTAGGAAGCTCTTCAGAAGTTAAATTAACTATCTCTGCCATAAGAATTTGTATATCTTTAAAACTCTATAATAGTTTTGAGCCCTCGCAAAGAATAAAATATCCTAAGGTTATTACTAATTGAATAAGATGGAGCGGATAAAGACCGGCATAGAGCATTTCGATAGAGCTCTTAATGGTGGAATACCTGCGGGTAGCATTGTTCTTGTCGCAGGTACTACAGGAACGATGAAATCTACTTTCGTTTACTATATTTTGAATACGAACAAAGACTCAGGTGCGTATATTACATTAGAGCAGAGCAAAAATAGTTTAGAAACTCAAATGGGTAATTTAGGGTTAGCGCAGTATGTGAA of Candidatus Thermoplasmatota archaeon contains these proteins:
- a CDS encoding TrpB-like pyridoxal phosphate-dependent enzyme — its product is MAEIVNLTSEELPKSWYNILPDLPDKLPKPKNPPHKNSIELLPKMMIKECLRQEHSETKFIKIPDEVLELYEQAGRPRPLIRAIRLEQKLRTKCKLYYKAEFYSPTGSHKVNTALAQAYYARKEGYERLTTETGAGQWGTALAYAASLAGLKCTVYWVRAVYNWKKERRSFMQLYGAEIYASPSNRTKAGRALYEKDPNHQGSLGIAVSEGLEDALNDEKAVYCLGSVLNHVLTHQTIIGLETKKQFEYIDAYPDIIISCLGGGSNFGGFALPFYQDLLKKRKKLKFIAAQSLASPSLQGTYKYDYADHAELTPLLKMYTLGHRKEMPPIKADGLRYHACAPILSLLRSKGALDTVAYPVDEKYVFERAKLFVQTEGFLPAPESCYSVACAIDEALRYKSEQKVIAFNISGHGFMDMLAYKEALGMP